The genomic stretch TGCTTCCATCCTGTGCCTCCTGTCACTCAGCATCCGGTCTACTCAAACTCCCCCAATTCCCACAGCTTCAAGTAGCCCTGTTTCAAGGACTTGGCTTGTAGGGCCTGTGATAAGCACTGCCAGGGAAACAGGAGGCTGGGCCACACTCAGGCGACTCAAACTCCCAGTTTGTTGCTCTATTTTTGGGAAGGGAGGAGCTGCACAGTTAGCAATGGGGCTGGCTGGTCAAGGGATGACCAGGTGCCAGGCACAGGGTCCAAGGACAAACTTGACTCTACtggcactatatatatatatgtgtatgtatgtgtatatatatatatatatatatgtatatatatatatatatacatatatatatatacatatatacatatatgtttttttttcccccccctgctgctgcagcatgcgggatcttagttctccaaccagggatcgaacctgcgccccctgcagtggaagcacggagtcttagccactggaccaccagggaagtccctggcatcATACTTTAATCACTGAGCCTATTAGAAGGTGGATAATCAAGTGTGACAGACCGAAAGAGAGCAAACGATTTGCTCCTCTGCCATCACGCCCACAGAGTAACTTCTCCGAGGTCATACATTAGATAAGCATGGGCACAGGAAGGCTCATTCCTTAGGCTCATGACCTTGCTTTCTTTCCCACTCACACTCACCACCAACAGAAGGCGGAGTGGGGTCTGACCACCAAAGAATGGCCAGGTTCCCACAGATCACATCCTTACCCTACACTGGGTCTCACCTTGTGGCCTGGGGAGCTCACAGAAAGACAAGTTTCTTATAACCCCAGAATTTTTCTTTTGGCAGTCACAATTGGTCACATTGCACGTTTCAAGGTTACAGAGGAGCCCCACGCTACACACGTGGGGCAGGAGCAGACGAGTCTTGCTCGGAGCTTTACAGGAAAGCCACAGCAAGTGTTCCAGAAATTGACAACATCTGGAAGCAGGCACCCCAGGGCCTCCAGGAAACCCCTCACTCTCGGGCTTTCGGGACTCCTCATTGGGGGCCTTTTTCTTGGGCATCAAAAAGCCTCCTTTTCTGGACCAGAGGAGTAGGGATGTGCAGGTCAATGGCTAAGCTGGCCGGgtgggaaaaggaaaggggagagcAGTTCCTTCGGACCCCAGTAGAGGTAGACAACAGTAGACAATGGAGGCAACGGGTTCAAGAAGACAGGAAAGGCCATTttcttgggggggtgggggcgcgGCTGCTCCCCTTCCCTCCGCTCTCCGATTAAAAACGAAAGCCCATGATGATGAAGACTGTGAGCAGAAACAAGAATAAAGCCGTGTCTCGGGTCTCGTTCCAGCCTAAGCCCTTCTTGGCCCGGTCCTCCTGCTGCTTGCGAAGGGCCTCCCGCCGGGCCCTCAGGCGCCGCTCGCGCTCCAGCTGCTCGCCGTAGTGCGCCTGGTAGAAGGCGTCAAAGTCGAACATGGTGCGGTTGGCTCCCGATGAGGCCTGACCGCGGCCCTGGGTCCGAGAGGTGGGAGGCTGGGTGCGGGGCGAGTCGGGGTCGGCGGCGGGCGTCTTGGAGGGCCGGACCCCGGGGCCACGCAGGTCCTCGTCGCTCAGCAGGCCGCGGTCATACTTGCGACGCAGGGTGGTACTGCC from Balaenoptera acutorostrata chromosome 15, mBalAcu1.1, whole genome shotgun sequence encodes the following:
- the DNAJC30 gene encoding dnaJ homolog subfamily C member 30, mitochondrial is translated as MAARRDVRWSRLLLWRLWQVRGVPQNLGSSLGVEARTYSRSDGPYSRTALYELLGVASTATQAQIKAAYYRQSFLYHPDRNAGSAEAAERFTRISQAYVVLGSTTLRRKYDRGLLSDEDLRGPGVRPSKTPAADPDSPRTQPPTSRTQGRGQASSGANRTMFDFDAFYQAHYGEQLERERRLRARREALRKQQEDRAKKGLGWNETRDTALFLFLLTVFIIMGFRF